The genomic interval AGGATTTCACTGTTGGCTTCTACGCAAGTGTCTTGAGGCAGCAACAGCCGAGGACGTTCATTGTTACAGTCTAATACTATAATTTGCATATCTCGAACAATAGAGCCTATTTTTACCCCATTGCGCCACTCTTCCACCTTAAAGGCAATGTTATATTCTCCGGCAGCGCCAGGCGAATCCCACGTAAGTGTACCAGTAAAGGGGTCAATTCTAAAAAATGGGGTGCCGCCAGCTTCAGTTCTACCCCCAAATGAAGCGCTTGATGGGTCTGCATAGCCATTGACTACTTTCTCGATGTCTTGGTTGGGTACGGTAAGCGTAAACGAAAGGCTGTCACCGTCTGGGTCAAAAGCAGCAGGGTTGTGGGTGAATTTCTGCCCTACACAAGCCAAGTCAATTGGGTCAGCCAATAAGATGGGAGTGTCGTTTAAACCAACAAAAGGGTCTATTAAGAGCCTGGTTTCTACCGAAAAAGGAGTATCCACCGAGTTGATCATATTCAATACTCCAGCGTTGCGGTTTTCTTCTGCAAAGTAAATGGTATAAGCTTGTGGAGAAGGGTAAGTGTGTTCTATCACATAAATATTACGTGTAGTGTTGTTACCAATAGCTTCTTCGGTCACTCTTTGTACTTCTGCACTATTACCATCACCAAAAAACACATTAAGCGAAGGACTATCTGCATTGCCTTGTCCACGGTCCATGTAAATGGTAACAGTAATTCTATAGGTAAGGCTTACACTGGAGATACGTTCAGCAGTGATTTGCCCTGCTCTCAAGTGGGTTGCCTGTACCGAATAAGACACCAGCAACATAGTAAAAAGCAAGCCTAATGTGTAGGGTATATTTCTGAAATGATGTATTCTTTGCATATTTTGTTCTCTGTTATTTTAAGCTATTGGTCAAGTGCCCTGTATTAGTAACTGTCATTACTGCTCAAATACTCAACATTTGGTGAAAATAATGAAATATCTTGACAATTTTACTGGTAGTTGCTGTGCAGGCGAACTCTTTCCAGATATACTTTGCCAAAAACAGGATGAATAAAAAACAGGTTTTATACCAGAGGCTCCGGTCTGCATAACAAACAACCTTTGCAGGAAGTTTGAAAGGATGTGCGAAAACTCGTATTTGTATAAACAGTTTGAGTTACCTCAAAGCCTAAACCAGAGGCAGACAAGCGCTAAATATAGGTGCCATTGGCAAATATTCCTGTTTTTTCTTTAAAAGGCTGAACTGACTGCAAAAGAGACGTAAAGCCAGTAACATATCCCCTATAAAAGGTTAGGGCTGTTCAGAGAAATATTATCTATTCTCTTTTCAGTCTTTTTTTTGCTTTTTTTAGAAACCATTGACTCAGGTCTGGACTTTCCATCATTTCTACTATAATCAAAAGATAGATGTCTTCCAAAAAGAGTTTTTTGGCTCTTTTATATGTTTTGATGGCATTTTTTTGTTTAAAAATAAGGATCATCATTGCTGCAATAAGCTTTACATAAATCATTACTTTTATAGCATTCAGATCATTACAAACAAAGTGTGTAAGGTTCATTTCTTGTTTTAAAAACCTGAAAATCACTTCTATATCCCATCTCATCAAGTAAACCTGAGCCACCACTTCTGCGGGTAAATCCCAAAGATTGCTCAGGATAAAAAGGTGCTTCCCCGTTTCCTTAACTCTAAACTCTATCAACCTAAACTCATGCTCCATTGAATTGGTAGGTTGTCCACGCTCAAATAATTGTACAACACTGTCTTGTATAAAGTCTAAATCAGGGTGGTGGCGATCTAGGAGCTGATGAGGACGATTCACCTGATAACGGGGCTTTTTACCTATATTGGTCACAAACTGTATAGATGCTTCATCAAAATCTTTAAACTTACGACGCCCTTTCAAACCATTATCAAAAACTATAATATCTTGGGAGCTGTGTTTTCCCAGATTAATTTGTTCTTGCAAGGCGGTTTCTTCACTTAAATGAGCCTGATCTTGATGGAAACTCACACGGAGACCAAAACCATCAGTGTGCTCAGTAGTCAGTTTTACTTGAAATTTATTTTTAGATGTATTACCTACTTTCATTCCTTGTAATAAATGACCAAATACCTTAATCAAAGTAGAGTCGTAACGTTTGATATGGTAATCAAGAAGCTTTTTCTCTCCATATAAAGCATGAGCTTCTGCAAAAAAATGTTCATATACCTGCTCGATAAAAGGAAGCTTGATATGCCGCAAACGTTCCCGAATACCAGTCCAACCAGCCATTTGTTCGACCATCTCAGATGAAAAACTTTGAAATATAGGATTGCTCATCTCAGATGATATTTCCCGAAGGCTAAGACGCTCATTGTTTAACACGCTGTATAGCAGTAGCTTAATAAATAGTTTGCCTGGTAATTTGCTTACCCACTTATCTACATCAGTAGACTGACTTAAGTTATCAAGCAAATCATCAGGTAGAAGGGAAAATAAATCCGAAACGCTAACTTTACCCATAAATTTAGATATAAGGAGAATGAAGATGAACCAATCAATATATGTTAAAAAATTTCTCTGAACACTCCTAAAAAGGTTGGGAATCGGGGATAATTTTGTATATCAAACAACTATTTACGTGCTTTGGGTATTATTTAGTAAGCATATAGTTTTTGACTGAAGCAAGGGGGCTAAATCTTGCTTGTTATATTATGAATTTACTGTTCAAACATTCCCTTATTGGGGAATGAATTGAATAGATTTAATGGTACATTATTTATGATTAGTTTTCCTAATGCTAAAATAAACCTGGGGCTCAATATTATAGAGAAGCGCTCAGATGGTTTTCATAACCTGGAGTCCTGTTTTTACCCTACAGGGTGGACAGACATACTCGAAATACTGCCCGCCAACCAGCTATTATTCGAATCAACCGGTATACCTATCCCTGACAACGGCAACGAAAATCTTTGTCTTAAGGCGTATCACTTATTGAGTGCCGATTTTGACCTGCCACCTGTGCACATTCATTTACACAAAATTATTCCTATTGGTGCAGGTTTAGGAGGAGGCTCTGCTGATGCTGCATTTACCATTAAAACCCTGAACGACCTGTTTGAACTCAAGCTTACTGCCATTGTAATGCAAGATTATGCCCGCCAATTGGGCAGCGATTGTGCTTTTTTTATTGAAAATGTACCTAAGTATTGTTTTGGTAAAGGTGACCAGTTCAAAGAAATTGACATCAAGCTTAAAGACAAGTTTTTGGTATTGGTATACCCCAACCAACATGTGTCTACTGGTGAGGCGTATGCAGGTATTTGCCCTATGGAGGCAACCGATAACCTACAGGAGGCATTGCAACTTGAAGCAAATGTTTGGAAGCAAAAAGTTAAAAACGATTTTGAACCACAGGTTTTTACCAAGTACCCCCATATAGCCGCCATCAAAACTAAGTTGTATGAGCAAGGGGCTTTATATGCCAGCATGACAGGGTCAGGGTCTACTTTGTTTGGTATATTCGACCAAGTTGTTACTCCCGATTTTTCGCCAGCATACACAGTATATAGTCAGCCTTTATCTATCTAAATTTTTATCTCTATGAGTCATCAGCCCAAACCCTCCGTTTTTCCGGCAAGCATTTACAAGTACCAGACTGGTGAGTTGGTTCAATCGCCCGATTTGTTGGCAGTAGAAGAACCACTAGAGATTCAATTGAATTTTATTGCCAACGACGAAATCACCGAACGCAAAGTATCGGTAACTATGCGTACTCCTGGGCACGATTTTGAGCTTGCTACAGGCTTTTTGTTTAGCGAAGGTTTGATCAAATCACCCAAAGACATTATCAGAATAAGGCATTGCGAAAGCATGAAAAAACCTGAAGAACGGGGCAATGTGGTAAAAGTCACTTTACGCCCCCATGTAAAAGTAGATTTGCAAAGGCTTGAGCGTCAGTTTTATACCAACTCTAGTTGTGGGGTTTGTGGTAAAACCTCTATCGAGGCCATTCAGCTTACTGGTTGTCCCAACTTGCCCATAGATGCCCCAATAATAACGGCTGATATTTTGCTTGGCTTGCCTACAAGTTTGCGAAACCAACAAATGGTTTTTGAGCACACAGGTGGGTTGCATGCGGCAGCTCTATTTGATAACAAAGGGCACCTTTTGGCAATGCGTGAAGATGTAGGTAGGCACAATGCCATGGACAAGTTGGTAGGAAGTCAATTAGACAATGCAGAAGTGTTTCATCGTTCTATTGCTTTGTTAAGTGGTAGGTTGAGCTTTGAATTGGTACAAAAAGCTTTGACCGCTGAGATTCCCGTAGTAGCGGCGGTAGGAGCAC from Microscilla marina ATCC 23134 carries:
- the fdhD gene encoding formate dehydrogenase accessory sulfurtransferase FdhD; translated protein: MSHQPKPSVFPASIYKYQTGELVQSPDLLAVEEPLEIQLNFIANDEITERKVSVTMRTPGHDFELATGFLFSEGLIKSPKDIIRIRHCESMKKPEERGNVVKVTLRPHVKVDLQRLERQFYTNSSCGVCGKTSIEAIQLTGCPNLPIDAPIITADILLGLPTSLRNQQMVFEHTGGLHAAALFDNKGHLLAMREDVGRHNAMDKLVGSQLDNAEVFHRSIALLSGRLSFELVQKALTAEIPVVAAVGAPSSLAVQLAQSYGMTLVGFLRNERFNVYTHPTRIQM
- a CDS encoding IS4 family transposase: MGKVSVSDLFSLLPDDLLDNLSQSTDVDKWVSKLPGKLFIKLLLYSVLNNERLSLREISSEMSNPIFQSFSSEMVEQMAGWTGIRERLRHIKLPFIEQVYEHFFAEAHALYGEKKLLDYHIKRYDSTLIKVFGHLLQGMKVGNTSKNKFQVKLTTEHTDGFGLRVSFHQDQAHLSEETALQEQINLGKHSSQDIIVFDNGLKGRRKFKDFDEASIQFVTNIGKKPRYQVNRPHQLLDRHHPDLDFIQDSVVQLFERGQPTNSMEHEFRLIEFRVKETGKHLFILSNLWDLPAEVVAQVYLMRWDIEVIFRFLKQEMNLTHFVCNDLNAIKVMIYVKLIAAMMILIFKQKNAIKTYKRAKKLFLEDIYLLIIVEMMESPDLSQWFLKKAKKRLKRE
- the ispE gene encoding 4-(cytidine 5'-diphospho)-2-C-methyl-D-erythritol kinase — protein: MISFPNAKINLGLNIIEKRSDGFHNLESCFYPTGWTDILEILPANQLLFESTGIPIPDNGNENLCLKAYHLLSADFDLPPVHIHLHKIIPIGAGLGGGSADAAFTIKTLNDLFELKLTAIVMQDYARQLGSDCAFFIENVPKYCFGKGDQFKEIDIKLKDKFLVLVYPNQHVSTGEAYAGICPMEATDNLQEALQLEANVWKQKVKNDFEPQVFTKYPHIAAIKTKLYEQGALYASMTGSGSTLFGIFDQVVTPDFSPAYTVYSQPLSI